One Ferviditalea candida genomic region harbors:
- a CDS encoding NYN domain-containing protein, with protein sequence MRNVAWLSSRNTVDKIILVTGDTDLVPAMKFARREGVQVVIVNIRQGFTL encoded by the coding sequence TGTTGCGTGGCTTTCGAGTAGAAATACAGTGGACAAAATTATTCTTGTAACTGGTGATACCGATTTAGTTCCAGCAATGAAATTTGCAAGAAGAGAAGGCGTACAAGTGGTTATCGTTAATATACGGCAGGGATTTACTCTTTAA